Proteins encoded by one window of Arabidopsis thaliana chromosome 2, partial sequence:
- the CLF gene encoding SET domain-containing protein (CURLY LEAF (CLF); FUNCTIONS IN: protein binding, sequence-specific DNA binding transcription factor activity; INVOLVED IN: in 7 processes; LOCATED IN: chloroplast; EXPRESSED IN: 15 plant structures; EXPRESSED DURING: 7 growth stages; CONTAINS InterPro DOMAIN/s: SET domain (InterPro:IPR001214); BEST Arabidopsis thaliana protein match is: SET domain-containing protein (TAIR:AT4G02020.1); Has 5951 Blast hits to 5285 proteins in 534 species: Archae - 0; Bacteria - 530; Metazoa - 2584; Fungi - 730; Plants - 989; Viruses - 16; Other Eukaryotes - 1102 (source: NCBI BLink).), translated as MASEASPSSSATRSEPPKDSPAEERGPASKEVSEVIESLKKKLAADRCISIKKRIDENKKNLFAITQSFMRSSMERGGSCKDGSDLLVKRQRDSPGMKSGIDESNNNRYVEDGPASSGMVQGSSVPVKISLRPIKMPDIKRLSPYTTWVFLDRNQRMTEDQSVVGRRRIYYDQTGGEALICSDSEEEAIDDEEEKRDFLEPEDYIIRMTLEQLGLSDSVLAELASFLSRSTSEIKARHGVLMKEKEVSESGDNQAESSLLNKDMEGALDSFDNLFCRRCLVFDCRLHGCSQDLIFPAEKPAPWCPPVDENLTCGANCYKTLLKSGRFPGYGTIEGKTGTSSDGAGTKTTPTKFSSKLNGRKPKTFPSESASSNEKCALETSDSENGLQQDTNSDKVSSSPKVKGSGRRVGRKRNKNRVAERVPRKTQKRQKKTEASDSDSIASGSCSPSDAKHKDNEDATSSSQKHVKSGNSGKSRKNGTPAEVSNNSVKDDVPVCQSNEVASELDAPGSDESLRKEEFMGETVSRGRLATNKLWRPLEKSLFDKGVEIFGMNSCLIARNLLSGFKSCWEVFQYMTCSENKASFFGGDGLNPDGSSKFDINGNMVNNQVRRRSRFLRRRGKVRRLKYTWKSAAYHSIRKRITEKKDQPCRQFNPCNCKIACGKECPCLLNGTCCEKYCGCPKSCKNRFRGCHCAKSQCRSRQCPCFAADRECDPDVCRNCWVIGGDGSLGVPSQRGDNYECRNMKLLLKQQQRVLLGISDVSGWGAFLKNSVSKHEYLGEYTGELISHKEADKRGKIYDRENCSFLFNLNDQFVLDAYRKGDKLKFANHSPEPNCYAKVIMVAGDHRVGIFAKERILAGEELFYDYRYEPDRAPAWAKKPEAPGSKKDENVTPSVGRPKKLA; from the exons ATGGCGTCAGAAGCTTCGCCTTCTTCTTCGGCCACCAGATCGGAGCCACCCAAAGACTCTCCG GCGGAGGAGAGAGGTCCAGCTTCTAAGGAAGTATCAGAAGTAATAGAATcgctaaagaagaagcttgcaGCTGATAGGTGTATATCAATAAAG AAAAGGATTgatgaaaacaagaagaatttGTTTGCTATTACTCAAAGTTTTATGAGGTCTTCTATGGAACGAGGAGGTAGCTGTAAAGATGGCAGTGATCTTTTAGTTAAGAGGCAAAGAGATTCGCCAGGTATGAAAAGCGGAATCGATGAAAGTAATAACAACAGATATGTAGAAGATGGACCTGCCAGTTCAGGAATGGTTCAAGGATCTAGTGTCCCTGTCAAAATTTCCTTACGTCCTATCAAAATGCCTGATATCAAACGTTTGTCACCTTATACCACATGGGTTTTTCTGGACAG AAATCAAAGAATGACTGAAGACCAGTCTGTAGTGGGTCGAAGGAGAATTTATTATGATCAAACTGGCGGGGAAGCGCTTATCTGCAGTGATAGTGAAGAGGAGGCCAttgacgacgaagaagaaaaaagagattttttggAGCCTGAAGATTATATTATTCG CATGACCCTTGAGCAACTAGGTCTTTCAGACTCAGTCCTGGCGGAACTAGCAAGTTTCTTGTCTAGAAGTACTAGTGAAATCAAG GCAAGACATGGAGTGCTtatgaaggaaaaagaagtATCCGAGAGTGGCGATAATCAAGCAGAGAGCTCCCTTCTCAACAAAGATATGGAAGGAGCATTAGATTCTTTCGATAACCTGTTCTGCCGTAGATGCCTT GTATTTGATTGCCGGCTTCATGGGTGTTCACAGGATCTCATTTTTCCG GCTGAGAAACCAGCTCCATGGTGTCCTCCTGTAGATGAAAATTTAACCTGTGGTGCAAACTGCTATAAAACg CTTCTCAAGTCTGGAAGATTTCCGGGATATGGCACCATTGAAGGTAAAACTGGCACTTCATCAGATGGTGCAGGTACTAAAACCACACCCACGAAGTTCTCCAGCAAACTTAATGGGAGAAAACCAAAGACCTTCCCAAGTGAAAGTGCATCGTCTAATGAAAAGTGCGCACTAGAAACAAGTGACTCAGAGAATGGACTACAGCAGGATACCAATTCCGATAAAGTTTCATCATCGCCAAAGGTGAAAGGTAGTGGGAGACGAGTAGGTCGTAAGAGGAACAAAAACCGAGTTGCTGAGCGAGTTCCTCGTAAGACTCAGAAGAGGCAGAAGAAGACAGAAGCCTCGGATAGTGATTCCATCGCCAGTGGAAGTTGTTCACCCAGCGATGCAAAACATAAAGATAATGAAGATGCTACTTCCTCTTCTCAGAAGCATGTAAAATCTGGGAACTCCGGGAAGTCAAGGAAGAATGGCACTCCTGCCGAAGTCTCCAATAATTCTGTGAAGGATGACGTTCCTGTTTGCCAGTCAAATGAGGTTGCGTCAGAGCTTGATGCGCCGGGTAGTGATGAAAGTCTAAGGAAAGAAGAGTTTATGGGTGAAACTGTATCTCGAGGAAGATTGGCTACAAATAAGTTGTGGAGACCACTTGAGAAAAGCCTTTTTGATAAAGGTGTTGAGATTTTTGGAATGAATAG CTGCTTGATTGCTAGAAATCTTTTGAGTGGTTTCAAATCATGTTGGGAGGTCTTCCAATACATGACGTGCTCGGAAAATAAAGCTTCCTTCTTTGGAGGTGATGGATTGAATCCTGATGGCTCTTCCAAGTTCGATATCAATGGAAATATG GTTAATAACCAAGTGAGGAGAAGGTCAAGATTTCTACGTAGGAGAGGCAAAGTGCGGCGCTTGAAGTATACCTGGAAGTCTGCTGCATATCATTCAATTAGGAAAAGAATTACTGAGAAGAAAGACCAGCCCTGCCGTCAGTTTAATCCATGTAACTGCAAAATTGCTTGTGGGAAGGAATGTCCTTGTTTGCTAAACGGGACTTGCTGCGAGAAGTACTGCGG TTGCCCAAAGAGCTGCAAGAATAGGTTTAGAGGTTGTCATTGTGCCAAAAGTCAGTGTCGAAGCCGCCAGTGTCCATGCTTTGCTGCAGATCGGGAATGTGACCCAGATGTTTGTAGAAACTGCTGGGTCAT TGGTGGGGATGGTTCGCTTGGGGTCCCAAGCCAAAGAGGCGATAATTATGAGTGCAGGAATATGAAATTGCTcctgaaacaacaacaaagg GTTTTACTTGGAATATCTGATGTTTCTGGTTGGGGAGCTTTCTTAAAG AACAGTGTAAGTAAGCATGAATACCTTGGGGAATACACAGGAGAGCTGATCTCACATAAAGAGGCAGATAAACGCGGGAAGATATACGATCGCGAGAACTgctcttttctcttcaatcTAAACGATCAG TTTGTGCTAGATGCTTACAGGAAAGGAGATAAACTGAAATTCGCCAACCATTCTCCTGAACCTAACTGTTACGCAAAG GTCATCATGGTTGCTGGAGATCACAGGGTGGGGATCTTCGCAAAAGAGAGGATACTGGCTGGAGAAGAACTATTTTACGATTACCGGTATGAGCCAGATCGAGCTCCAGCTTGGGCCAAAAAACCTGAAGCTCCTGGTTCTAAGAAAGACGAAAATGTTACACCTTCTGTTGGTAGACCCAAGAAGCTTGCTTag
- the CLF gene encoding SET domain-containing protein, which translates to MNTDHLIQARHGVLMKEKEVSESGDNQAESSLLNKDMEGALDSFDNLFCRRCLVFDCRLHGCSQDLIFPAEKPAPWCPPVDENLTCGANCYKTLLKSGRFPGYGTIEGKTGTSSDGAGTKTTPTKFSSKLNGRKPKTFPSESASSNEKCALETSDSENGLQQDTNSDKVSSSPKVKGSGRRVGRKRNKNRVAERVPRKTQKRQKKTEASDSDSIASGSCSPSDAKHKDNEDATSSSQKHVKSGNSGKSRKNGTPAEVSNNSVKDDVPVCQSNEVASELDAPGSDESLRKEEFMGETVSRGRLATNKLWRPLEKSLFDKGVEIFGMNSCLIARNLLSGFKSCWEVFQYMTCSENKASFFGGDGLNPDGSSKFDINGNMVNNQVRRRSRFLRRRGKVRRLKYTWKSAAYHSIRKRITEKKDQPCRQFNPCNCKIACGKECPCLLNGTCCEKYCGCPKSCKNRFRGCHCAKSQCRSRQCPCFAADRECDPDVCRNCWVIGGDGSLGVPSQRGDNYECRNMKLLLKQQQRVLLGISDVSGWGAFLKNSVSKHEYLGEYTGELISHKEADKRGKIYDRENCSFLFNLNDQFVLDAYRKGDKLKFANHSPEPNCYAKVIMVAGDHRVGIFAKERILAGEELFYDYRYEPDRAPAWAKKPEAPGSKKDENVTPSVGRPKKLA; encoded by the exons ATGAACACCGACCATCTTATACAGGCAAGACATGGAGTGCTtatgaaggaaaaagaagtATCCGAGAGTGGCGATAATCAAGCAGAGAGCTCCCTTCTCAACAAAGATATGGAAGGAGCATTAGATTCTTTCGATAACCTGTTCTGCCGTAGATGCCTT GTATTTGATTGCCGGCTTCATGGGTGTTCACAGGATCTCATTTTTCCG GCTGAGAAACCAGCTCCATGGTGTCCTCCTGTAGATGAAAATTTAACCTGTGGTGCAAACTGCTATAAAACg CTTCTCAAGTCTGGAAGATTTCCGGGATATGGCACCATTGAAGGTAAAACTGGCACTTCATCAGATGGTGCAGGTACTAAAACCACACCCACGAAGTTCTCCAGCAAACTTAATGGGAGAAAACCAAAGACCTTCCCAAGTGAAAGTGCATCGTCTAATGAAAAGTGCGCACTAGAAACAAGTGACTCAGAGAATGGACTACAGCAGGATACCAATTCCGATAAAGTTTCATCATCGCCAAAGGTGAAAGGTAGTGGGAGACGAGTAGGTCGTAAGAGGAACAAAAACCGAGTTGCTGAGCGAGTTCCTCGTAAGACTCAGAAGAGGCAGAAGAAGACAGAAGCCTCGGATAGTGATTCCATCGCCAGTGGAAGTTGTTCACCCAGCGATGCAAAACATAAAGATAATGAAGATGCTACTTCCTCTTCTCAGAAGCATGTAAAATCTGGGAACTCCGGGAAGTCAAGGAAGAATGGCACTCCTGCCGAAGTCTCCAATAATTCTGTGAAGGATGACGTTCCTGTTTGCCAGTCAAATGAGGTTGCGTCAGAGCTTGATGCGCCGGGTAGTGATGAAAGTCTAAGGAAAGAAGAGTTTATGGGTGAAACTGTATCTCGAGGAAGATTGGCTACAAATAAGTTGTGGAGACCACTTGAGAAAAGCCTTTTTGATAAAGGTGTTGAGATTTTTGGAATGAATAG CTGCTTGATTGCTAGAAATCTTTTGAGTGGTTTCAAATCATGTTGGGAGGTCTTCCAATACATGACGTGCTCGGAAAATAAAGCTTCCTTCTTTGGAGGTGATGGATTGAATCCTGATGGCTCTTCCAAGTTCGATATCAATGGAAATATG GTTAATAACCAAGTGAGGAGAAGGTCAAGATTTCTACGTAGGAGAGGCAAAGTGCGGCGCTTGAAGTATACCTGGAAGTCTGCTGCATATCATTCAATTAGGAAAAGAATTACTGAGAAGAAAGACCAGCCCTGCCGTCAGTTTAATCCATGTAACTGCAAAATTGCTTGTGGGAAGGAATGTCCTTGTTTGCTAAACGGGACTTGCTGCGAGAAGTACTGCGG TTGCCCAAAGAGCTGCAAGAATAGGTTTAGAGGTTGTCATTGTGCCAAAAGTCAGTGTCGAAGCCGCCAGTGTCCATGCTTTGCTGCAGATCGGGAATGTGACCCAGATGTTTGTAGAAACTGCTGGGTCAT TGGTGGGGATGGTTCGCTTGGGGTCCCAAGCCAAAGAGGCGATAATTATGAGTGCAGGAATATGAAATTGCTcctgaaacaacaacaaagg GTTTTACTTGGAATATCTGATGTTTCTGGTTGGGGAGCTTTCTTAAAG AACAGTGTAAGTAAGCATGAATACCTTGGGGAATACACAGGAGAGCTGATCTCACATAAAGAGGCAGATAAACGCGGGAAGATATACGATCGCGAGAACTgctcttttctcttcaatcTAAACGATCAG TTTGTGCTAGATGCTTACAGGAAAGGAGATAAACTGAAATTCGCCAACCATTCTCCTGAACCTAACTGTTACGCAAAG GTCATCATGGTTGCTGGAGATCACAGGGTGGGGATCTTCGCAAAAGAGAGGATACTGGCTGGAGAAGAACTATTTTACGATTACCGGTATGAGCCAGATCGAGCTCCAGCTTGGGCCAAAAAACCTGAAGCTCCTGGTTCTAAGAAAGACGAAAATGTTACACCTTCTGTTGGTAGACCCAAGAAGCTTGCTTag
- a CDS encoding acyl-CoA (CONTAINS InterPro DOMAIN/s: Protein of unknown function DUF482 (InterPro:IPR007434), Acyl-CoA N-acyltransferase (InterPro:IPR016181); Has 2165 Blast hits to 2163 proteins in 543 species: Archae - 0; Bacteria - 1044; Metazoa - 0; Fungi - 0; Plants - 33; Viruses - 0; Other Eukaryotes - 1088 (source: NCBI BLink).), producing the protein MAVVLSYCKPSPPLRRFHRRCGNLWKKENVRSSRRSSSVTAMFWKSNKPAEVKEFDISLRDYTLTESNIEEALENKPKQKVISLSVVSSIFEIPQAEWDACALDSSQPESYNPFLSYGFLSSLEDTGCAVRETGWMPLHIVAKDECESILGVVPLYLKSHSYGEFVFDHSWADAYRSFGGRYYPKLQCCVPFTPVTGPRILIRDNPCKEQVFDAIVSAMTELASKLQVSSLHITFPSGAEWDKLKEKGFSQRIGMQYHWKNRDYKNFDEFLMDMKQSKRKNIRQERKKIGTQNLKMRRLQGDDIKARHWDSFYDFYRNTTDNKWGTPYLTRDFFHDMASKLGDKVLLVLAEENEEPVAGALNLIGGDTLFGRLWGCRPDSYYPSLHFEACYYQAIEAAIELNLKTVEAGAQGEHKIQRGYLPVKTYSCHYIFDEGFRQAIDEFLVRESNQMDYVIRLMHEDGPFKEKIE; encoded by the exons ATGGCCGTTGTACTTTCCTACTGCAAACCTTCGCCTCCTCTTCGTCGATTCCATCGTCGCTGC GGAAATTtgtggaagaaagaaaatgttagGAGTTCAAGACGATCATCTTCGGTTACTGCTATGTTTTGGAAGTCCAATAAGCCTGCGGAAGTAAAGGAATTCGATATATCACTTAGAGATTACACTCTAACTGAATCAAACATTGAG GAAGCTTTGGAAAACAAGCCGAAGCAAAAGGTGATTTCACTATCAGTTGTTTCTTCAATATTTGAGATACCACAAGCTGAATGGGATGCATGTGCGTTGGATTCTTCTCAACCTGAAAGCTATAATCCATTTCTAAGTTATGGATTTCTTTCCAGTTTAGAAGATACTGGTTGTGCCGTTCGG GAAACAGGTTGGATGCCATTACACATTGTTGCAAAGGATGAATGTGAGAGTATTTTGGGTGTTGTTCCACTTTATCTCAAAAGCCATTCTTATGgcgaatttgtttttgatcatTCTTGGGCTGATGCATACCGAAGTTTTGGCGGAAGATATTATCCTAAACTTCAGTGTTGTGTTCCTTTCACCCCAGTTACTGGTCCTAGGATTCTTATCCGTGATAATCCTTGCAAAGAGCAAGTTTTTGATGCTATTGTTTCTGCCATGACGGAATTGGCATCAAAG TTACAAGTTTCATCTTTGCACATTACATTTCCGTCTGGAGCTGAGTGGGAcaaattgaaagagaaaggCTTCTCACAAAGGATTGGAATGCAGTACCACTGGAAAAATCGTGATTATAAAAA TTTTGACGAGTTCTTGATGGACATGAAGCaaagcaaaaggaaaaatatccGACAGGAACGCAAAAAG ATTGGTACCCAGAATTTGAAAATGAGACGGCTACAAGGAGATGATATAAAG GCTAGGCACTGGGATTCCTTCTATGATTTCTACAGGAACACAACTGATAACAA ATGGGGCACACCTTATCTCACAAGGGATTTCTTTCACGACATGGCATCGAAGTTGGGAGACAAGGTATTGCTTGTTTTAGCTGAAGAAAACGAGGAACCTGTTGCAGGAGCATTGAATCTCATTGGAGGAGATACTCTATTTGGGAGACTATGGGGATGTCGTCCCGACTCCTATTATCCTAGTCTCCATTTTGAAGCATGCTATTACCAG GCAATTGAAGCAGCGATAGAGCTTAATCTGAAAACGGTAGAAGCTGGAGCGCAGGGTGAGCATAAGATTCAGCGAGGCTACCTTCCCGTTAAAACATATAGTTGCCATTACATATTCGATGAAGGTTTCAGGCAAGCCATAGACGAGTTTTTAGTGCGCGAATCAAATCAG ATGGATTATGTCATCAGACTGATGCATGAAGATGGACCCttcaaagagaaaatagaaTAG
- a CDS encoding acyl-CoA yields the protein MAVVLSYCKPSPPLRRFHRRCGNLWKKENVRSSRRSSSVTAMFWKSNKPAEVKEFDISLRDYTLTESNIEEALENKPKQKVISLSVVSSIFEIPQAEWDACALDSSQPESYNPFLSYGFLSSLEDTGCAVRETGWMPLHIVAKDECESILGVVPLYLKSHSYGEFVFDHSWADAYRSFGGRYYPKLQCCVPFTPVTGPRILIRDNPCKEQVFDAIVSAMTELASKLQVSSLHITFPSGAEWDKLKEKGFSQRIGMQYHWKNRDYKNFDEFLMDMKQSKRKNIRQERKKIGTQNLKMRRLQGDDIKARHWDSFYDFYRNTTDNKFSLYL from the exons ATGGCCGTTGTACTTTCCTACTGCAAACCTTCGCCTCCTCTTCGTCGATTCCATCGTCGCTGC GGAAATTtgtggaagaaagaaaatgttagGAGTTCAAGACGATCATCTTCGGTTACTGCTATGTTTTGGAAGTCCAATAAGCCTGCGGAAGTAAAGGAATTCGATATATCACTTAGAGATTACACTCTAACTGAATCAAACATTGAG GAAGCTTTGGAAAACAAGCCGAAGCAAAAGGTGATTTCACTATCAGTTGTTTCTTCAATATTTGAGATACCACAAGCTGAATGGGATGCATGTGCGTTGGATTCTTCTCAACCTGAAAGCTATAATCCATTTCTAAGTTATGGATTTCTTTCCAGTTTAGAAGATACTGGTTGTGCCGTTCGG GAAACAGGTTGGATGCCATTACACATTGTTGCAAAGGATGAATGTGAGAGTATTTTGGGTGTTGTTCCACTTTATCTCAAAAGCCATTCTTATGgcgaatttgtttttgatcatTCTTGGGCTGATGCATACCGAAGTTTTGGCGGAAGATATTATCCTAAACTTCAGTGTTGTGTTCCTTTCACCCCAGTTACTGGTCCTAGGATTCTTATCCGTGATAATCCTTGCAAAGAGCAAGTTTTTGATGCTATTGTTTCTGCCATGACGGAATTGGCATCAAAG TTACAAGTTTCATCTTTGCACATTACATTTCCGTCTGGAGCTGAGTGGGAcaaattgaaagagaaaggCTTCTCACAAAGGATTGGAATGCAGTACCACTGGAAAAATCGTGATTATAAAAA TTTTGACGAGTTCTTGATGGACATGAAGCaaagcaaaaggaaaaatatccGACAGGAACGCAAAAAG ATTGGTACCCAGAATTTGAAAATGAGACGGCTACAAGGAGATGATATAAAG GCTAGGCACTGGGATTCCTTCTATGATTTCTACAGGAACACAACTGATAACAAGTTTAGTCTTTATCTTTga
- a CDS encoding Undecaprenyl pyrophosphate synthetase family protein (Undecaprenyl pyrophosphate synthetase family protein; CONTAINS InterPro DOMAIN/s: Di-trans-poly-cis-decaprenylcistransferase-like, conserved site (InterPro:IPR018520), Di-trans-poly-cis-decaprenylcistransferase-like (InterPro:IPR001441); BEST Arabidopsis thaliana protein match is: cis-prenyltransferase (TAIR:AT2G23410.1); Has 35333 Blast hits to 34131 proteins in 2444 species: Archae - 798; Bacteria - 22429; Metazoa - 974; Fungi - 991; Plants - 531; Viruses - 0; Other Eukaryotes - 9610 (source: NCBI BLink).): MLSLLSTLVALPFLFLIPCLFITSYICFPVFLTKLLGLIKFKAARDDDDNEKRDEATCVVREEELQRELMPRHVSFILDGNRRWAKRDGLTTAQGHEAGTKRIIEIAEVCFELGIHTVSAFAFSTENWGRDKFEVKCLMSLFNHYLKSNIQYFQRKEVRVSVIGNKTKIPESLLKEIHEIEEATKATRISISSWHLVKKSEKGLIREEDVDEALIERELLTNCSDFPSPDLMIRTSGEQRISNFFLWQLAYTELFYSPVLWPDFDKDKLLEALASYQGRERRFGCRV; the protein is encoded by the exons ATGTTGTCTCTTCTCTCTACTCTAGTAGCCCTCCCCTTTCTGTTTCTCATCCCTTGTCTCTTTATCACAAGCTATATATGTTTCCCTGTGTTCTTGACAAAACTCCTTGGACTCATCAAATTCAAAGCCGCTCGAGACGATGATGACAACGAGAAACG TGATGAGGCAACTTGTGTTGTCCGAGAGGAGGAGCTACAAAGAGAGCTGATGCCGAGACACGTGTCATTCATACTAGATGGGAACCGGAGATGGGCCAAACGAGACGGATTGACGACGGCACAAGGCCACGAGGCTGGAACTAAACGAATTATAGAGATAGCCGAGGTCTGCTTCGAGTTGGGTATTCATACAGTCTCAGCTTTTGCTTTCTCCACAGAGAATTGGGGAAGAGACAAG TTTGAGGTTAAGTGCTTAATGTCTTTGTTCAACCACTACCTCAAGTCCAACATTCAATACTTTCAAAg AAAGGAAGTTCGCGTTTCTGTTATCGGGAATAAAACGAAGATCCCTGAATCTCTCCTCAAAGAAATCCATGAGATAGAGGAAGCTACCAAGGCTACAAGAATAAGCATCTCATCATGGCA TCTTgtgaagaaatcagaaaaaggGTTGATCCGAGAGGAAGATGTAGACGAGGCATTGATCGAGAGAGAGCTTCTAACGAATTGTAGTGACTTCCCAAGTCCTGATTTAATGATTAGGACAAGTGGAGAACAAAGGATTAGTAACTTCTTCTTGTGGCAACTTGCTTATACCGAGCTTTTCTACTCGCCGGTATTGTGGCCTGATTTCGATAAGGATAAGCTTCTAGAGGCCCTCGCTTCGTATCAGGGCAGGGAAAGACGATTTGGTTGTCGCGTGTGA
- a CDS encoding Undecaprenyl pyrophosphate synthetase family protein: protein MLSLLSTLVALPFLFLIPCLFITSYICFPVFLTKLLGLIKFKAARDDDDNEKRDEATCVVREEELQRELMPRHVSFILDGNRRWAKRDGLTTAQGHEAGTKRIIEIAEVCFELGIHTVSAFAFSTENWGRDKFEVKCLMSLFNHYLKSNIQYFQRKEVRVSVIGNKTKIPESLLKEIHEIEEATKATRISISSWQ from the exons ATGTTGTCTCTTCTCTCTACTCTAGTAGCCCTCCCCTTTCTGTTTCTCATCCCTTGTCTCTTTATCACAAGCTATATATGTTTCCCTGTGTTCTTGACAAAACTCCTTGGACTCATCAAATTCAAAGCCGCTCGAGACGATGATGACAACGAGAAACG TGATGAGGCAACTTGTGTTGTCCGAGAGGAGGAGCTACAAAGAGAGCTGATGCCGAGACACGTGTCATTCATACTAGATGGGAACCGGAGATGGGCCAAACGAGACGGATTGACGACGGCACAAGGCCACGAGGCTGGAACTAAACGAATTATAGAGATAGCCGAGGTCTGCTTCGAGTTGGGTATTCATACAGTCTCAGCTTTTGCTTTCTCCACAGAGAATTGGGGAAGAGACAAG TTTGAGGTTAAGTGCTTAATGTCTTTGTTCAACCACTACCTCAAGTCCAACATTCAATACTTTCAAAg AAAGGAAGTTCGCGTTTCTGTTATCGGGAATAAAACGAAGATCCCTGAATCTCTCCTCAAAGAAATCCATGAGATAGAGGAAGCTACCAAGGCTACAAGAATAAGCATCTCATCATGGCAGTAG